The Oryza brachyantha chromosome 6, ObraRS2, whole genome shotgun sequence region aaatatatatatactgccaCCATTTTTCTCTATTGTATTATACTTGAGAGCAATTAAGGGAGAGAAAGCAGGAAGTACCTGAACAAGCAGCAAAGAGAGCTTTGTGTTCTTTGGGTTCCTGGAAAAATCTACCGAATTCAGGAATGTCAACCGGCACCTTTTCACCATAAAAGCGAGAACCAACCAGCCAGCCAAAGCCAACCAATCACTACACGAGGATTCATTGCTGTAGTGCATAGAGAGACGTAGGCAGAGGTTCTCAATCCACGATGTAGGGGCTGTCTGGTTACATCATACATGCACACGATATagaagcatattttaaagagataagagaagagaagagtaTAGGTAGCTATACACAgactctaaaataaaatatgtgtatgacatgtgggaccatatattaatgttttgtatgtaactattatatgaattagctattaaattgactataaataaattggagctagtagttggctatactattgaacttgctctaacatTATTTAGCAATAATCGTGTTATACGTACGACCCAATCGTACTACCTACGTGTAACTGAAACACTATAACCATTGATTAGGTAAAGGGGTCAAGTGGCACTGCAGCCATTAAATGGTTGAGTCGTACGTAAGTCGGATGATTAATTGCAATTTCCATTTAGCAATAGTAGAAATACACAGTAGCACAAAGTGAGCGATAATGGCATAGCACTGCAATGATTATATCGTGCATCACTATAgctattaaaataattgtttCTATCCTAGCTTGCAACTATAGCAAAAAATTAAGgagttgtttggttgggtCATTTTTGACCCGTATCAGTTCCTACCGTAAATGGATCACGTACACTTGTTTGTTTCAGATAGCTGTAATCGGATAGCCCGCAAACGAATTTCAGCCCAATGCAACCTTGATTACGCTCCTAGAAGGGGTGGAATGCGATACCGATACGGAGAAGAGAGCACACCGTGCATGGCGTCATAGTCTTCTCCCTCACAGCGCAACATCATCGTTGTCTCCCTCTCAGTCGCAGCACCCTCGCCGCCCCCACGCCCCGCTCGCATCGTCGACGCTGCTCCTCCCTCCACGCTCGACGCCGGcacgctcgtcgccggcgtcgtcctctCGCCCCGCGCCACGTGCCCCGCGCCGACGCTGCCCCCTCCCTCCACGCCCGTCACCAACGTCGTCGCCTCGCCCCGCGCCCGTCCCCGGCGTCGGCACTGCTCCCTCCCTCTGCGCCGTTCGCCGGCATCGTCCCCTCGCCCCACACCCGTCCCCGTCGTCGGCGCTGCCCCCTCCCTCCGCACGCGTCGTCCCCTCGCCCCACACCCATCGCCGgtgccgccctctccctcgcaTGATCCGCTGCTTCCCGTCTTGTGCGCTCCACCACTACGATTGGATCTTGACGGGAAGAACTCCACGGAGACTGGTTCTGGGAAGAACTCCATGGAGACTGGATCTGGTAGTTTCTTTGTTAACAAATCTGGTAGTTTCATTCATGTTAATTTTCAATCTAATCCTTTGATTGATTTTGAAGGTGTCATTGATTATATTTCGCAAAATATTATCTCTTGTCTTGAATTCTTGCCGTCAAAATTTGCATCCAAATATACCTGAAAGTGTTGTGCTTGTTCACTGCATTGTAATCAGTTTTGCTTGCACCTATTAGTCTGTTACATGGCTACCTAACCAAACAACGGGAATGAATCAGTATCTATTACAGCAACTATCTAAACAAAGCTTATAATCGGTTACATTGTAATCAGTTTTCGGTGGAAGCATTCCCAATTACGTTTATGTTAACGTTATTGAACCAAACACTACCCTAGAGTCATCCATCTTATATCGGACAACTGGCATTTATCTAATGTGACAACAGTGCTCATATATATCATTACTGCCTTTAGCCAGATGTTACGAATCTACACTTTGTCATTACTCCGACTGTTTCATACTCCATTCTaacatatcaataaaaaacTGACTATAATATACGTTATTTGTGAAAATCTCAATGATGAGTCCCCTacattttcaaattctaatGTGTTTGATCTTCATTTTACGAATCATCAATACACTCCCTACAACCCAAAAGCTAGCATATGATCAATGTTATCTGATCATCCGATTAATAACAATTAATCAACCTCGATCAGGTCATTCTAAATGATTGGGCCAATCAACGATCAGGTCCGATCAATCAGGTGATTAGAAATCCCTAACGATCAGGCCAATCAGAACATGACTAAAGTTAGGCTGTCGGACAGTCTCTTGTCCCTTAGAATTTTAGTTAGGCTGGCACCTCAAACAACAAAGCTCAAAGGTAAATActctctatattttatattataagactttctgaatttgactagattcatatatatatatatatatatatatatatatatatatatatatatatatatatatagagtttatatgtgtatctaaattcatcaatatatatataaatctaggtaagacaaaaagtcttataatataaaacgaagatAATACCATCTAACCATCAAATAGTAtctctattattatattttatgatgCACACTAAATAATATGTAAGGTTATTATGTTCCAGTCAATGTACTGTGCTACAGTACCGACCAGCCTCGTAATCAAGCTGATCGCCGATTAATCGGCCTGATCGGTGCCATGACGATGATCGGCCGATCAGACAACATTGCATACGATTAGAAACTGAAgatctgtttttcttttcccttttcacGGTCGAGTTATGTGAGGACTCCACTcccaataatttattttagtttaacaAAATATCACTTTATTTAGTATCATTACACCGATCATTTTGCAGGATACTCTACAAAATTACGTGCCATCCATCCAAGTAATTGCCAAGAATTTTGTACATATGTCCTATGGAGGATCAGGAGACCTAAACATTTATACGCATCCTCATCAAAAATCATAGAGCAATGATGAGTGTAGTGCATTGAAGCAGTAGAAGATTGGATTTGATCAACAGAATTTTAAGCTTCCTCATTCAAAGATCCGATAAGCATTTCCCGCTGATGAAGTCAACCACTTCAGTAACTGTCTTGTCCAGAGCTGCAGTCACGGCAACCAGGTTCTGCAGGAACTCCTCAGCTGTTGGTTTCTCCCCATCAACAATATCAGTCACAGCTTTCACAAAGATTGCTGGTGTTGAAAACATGTCAGCAACATAGGCCACCGCAGCTCCCTGGAaagattttttgaaaaagcTACTTTGAGGCCTACCAATTAATTACTCTTACAATGGTAAAGAAAGTAGAGCAGCAGATACCTCATATGGATACAAGTGTACAGAAAACAGTATCTTATTGATGTTGGTTTATTTAACATGAATTCAGgcactaacaaaaaaataactgaagggatcaacaaataattaatcgAATAATAGTATATTCCTACAGATATTTGCCTACTTCAATGCCATTTCAGTGCCATAACAACCCACAAAATGCAAGACGTGTAAAAGTTATCCTACAGTTCATAAAGGATTCATTCCAAGAGGAACCTATAAGACGTGTAAAAGTTATCCTACAGTTCATAAGGACCCATTCCAAGAGGAAACTATGGTTGAAGAACTCCATTTGCCTGTTGTGTGCCTATGTTGTTAAGATTAATGATTTAACAGAAGCAAACAGATACCTCCATATCCTTGACTGTAGCATCATTATTCAGTATTGCTGACTCATCATGGGGAGACATATCTAGAGAATCTCCAGTGGAAAGCTTCCCAACCTGAAACAAATAAAGCACAGTGACTTTCAGGAAGTGAAACACTAAAAGGCCATCTTGAGTCTGTACAGTGCTACAGGTTTACCAATAAAACTCACATATTCATTTTCAGAAACAACACCAAGGAACGCAAGATATATGTCTGTACGCACAACCCAGAAGATAGTCACCCAGCAGTTTGGCAACTAGCATAGTTTTGTAGCTTACCTTCAAGCCGAGTTCCTTCAATATATTAGGGGTTGCAAATGTTTTCCGTGCTCCAATTCCATACATGTCAAACACCTGTAGATAAGCCAAGTCAACAACTCAATTAAACCTGTACAAAATATGGCATGTAAATGCAATGTCTTGAGAACCAGTAAAATCAAAGGGAGACAAGGGGCGCATGTGACCACAAGCATGAGCAAGTAATCCAGactataagttaaaataattCTCTTCATGGTGCAGGAAGGCAGAAAACCACGAAACGTATTggattatgaataaaataggttaaaagaaacatgaaatggattgggttttgttttgtttggcaCATGCACAACTTCCTGGATTCTAGCAATAATAAAGCATGTCAATGAACTGAATAGGATCAactttcaggaaaaaaatggatCTGTTTCCACCAAAAGAATAGGCTACAATGTGTAACACGGTACTCACAGGGATAGGTATTCTCCTGTCATGGAATGCAGCATCCGACGCTAAGAAGACATCTCCAATACCTGCTCCTTTG contains the following coding sequences:
- the LOC102702761 gene encoding 5'-methylthioadenosine/S-adenosylhomocysteine nucleosidase-like; its protein translation is MAPPSDASAPLPAGAISKVLIVIAMQTEALPLVNSFHLHEAPAHESIFPKGAPWIRYHGNYKGLHIDLVWPGKDPALGVDCVGTVSAALVTYASIQSLKPDLIINAGTAGGFKAKGAGIGDVFLASDAAFHDRRIPIPVFDMYGIGARKTFATPNILKELGLKVGKLSTGDSLDMSPHDESAILNNDATVKDMEGAAVAYVADMFSTPAIFVKAVTDIVDGEKPTAEEFLQNLVAVTAALDKTVTEVVDFISGKCLSDL